Proteins encoded together in one Oceanobacillus iheyensis HTE831 window:
- the tpx gene encoding thiol peroxidase, which produces MSNVTFKNDPVTLLGAEKKVGDSAPDFTVLANDLSKKHLSDYKGKVKVISVVPSIDTGVCSEQTRRFNQEATNLENVQILTISMDLPFAQKRWCAANGIDRVDTLSDHREADFGQKYGVIIEELRLLSRAVFVVDENDKITYVEYLSEVSNHPDYEAVLSHLNK; this is translated from the coding sequence ATGTCAAATGTAACCTTTAAAAACGATCCAGTAACTTTACTAGGTGCAGAAAAGAAAGTCGGAGATAGTGCACCAGATTTTACGGTTCTAGCAAATGATTTATCAAAAAAACACTTAAGTGACTACAAAGGAAAAGTAAAAGTTATTAGTGTTGTTCCATCAATTGATACAGGTGTTTGTTCTGAGCAGACTCGTCGTTTTAATCAGGAAGCAACCAACTTAGAAAATGTTCAAATACTTACTATCAGTATGGATCTTCCTTTTGCTCAAAAACGCTGGTGTGCTGCAAATGGTATAGATAGAGTGGATACTTTATCTGATCATCGCGAAGCAGATTTTGGTCAGAAATATGGCGTGATTATTGAAGAGTTACGTTTATTATCTAGAGCTGTATTTGTCGTTGATGAGAATGATAAGATAACTTATGTTGAATACTTATCAGAGGTCAGTAACCATCCTGATTATGAAGCTGTACTATCACACTTAAACAAATAA
- a CDS encoding M24 family metallopeptidase, protein MQERLENFLNKLKEQTIDSAFITSKANVYYLSNYYTEPHERIVGIYLSENFDPIFLLPKMEESDARNAGWKYTILSYYDHENPWEILKDYLNKQNHQPQSVALEQDHITMDRYQAIQNTLPEAQFQDAKEILAQLRVIKSDKELSLLKTAAELADFGIQTGVETIQEGISELDLVATIEYSLKKQGIREMSFQTMALSGAKTASPHGHPSTSKLEKNGFVLFDLGVIYQGYCSDITRTVAFGNLTEEQKNVYETVLNAEEAAIEKSVVGTSVGVIDQTARKVINDAGYGEYFTHRIGHGLGIETHEYPSMHGENNLPLQSGMTFTIEPGIYVPNVGGVRIEDMIHMTEEGPKTLTKYPKNLQIVN, encoded by the coding sequence ATGCAAGAGCGTTTAGAAAATTTTTTAAATAAGTTAAAGGAACAAACTATAGATAGCGCATTCATAACATCAAAAGCCAATGTCTATTATTTGAGTAATTATTATACTGAACCACATGAAAGAATTGTAGGAATCTATCTATCAGAAAACTTTGACCCTATTTTCTTATTACCAAAAATGGAAGAAAGCGATGCTAGGAATGCTGGATGGAAGTATACTATCTTAAGTTATTATGATCACGAAAATCCTTGGGAGATACTTAAAGATTACTTGAACAAACAAAATCATCAACCACAGTCGGTTGCATTAGAACAAGATCATATAACAATGGATCGTTACCAAGCGATCCAAAACACATTACCAGAAGCTCAATTTCAAGACGCCAAAGAGATACTTGCACAGTTACGTGTGATTAAATCAGATAAAGAGCTTTCTTTATTAAAAACAGCTGCAGAACTTGCAGATTTCGGTATTCAAACTGGTGTAGAAACGATTCAAGAAGGCATATCTGAATTAGACCTAGTAGCTACGATCGAATATTCTTTAAAAAAACAAGGGATTAGAGAAATGTCATTTCAAACAATGGCTTTATCCGGCGCGAAAACAGCTTCACCACATGGACATCCATCCACTTCTAAATTAGAGAAAAACGGATTCGTTCTTTTTGATTTAGGCGTTATTTATCAAGGATATTGCTCGGATATAACGAGAACTGTCGCTTTTGGAAACTTAACGGAAGAACAAAAAAATGTTTATGAAACCGTATTAAACGCAGAAGAAGCAGCAATCGAAAAATCAGTGGTTGGAACCTCCGTTGGTGTCATAGATCAAACAGCAAGAAAAGTAATTAATGATGCTGGTTATGGCGAATACTTCACCCATCGTATTGGCCACGGATTAGGTATCGAAACACATGAATATCCGTCCATGCACGGAGAAAATAATTTACCTTTACAAAGTGGCATGACATTTACAATTGAGCCTGGTATTTATGTACCTAATGTTGGTGGAGTACGAATTGAGGATATGATTCATATGACTGAAGAAGGACCAAAAACATTAACTAAATATCCGAAAAACCTACAAATAGTGAATTAA
- the ytfJ gene encoding GerW family sporulation protein: MDQHPIEGLMTTAMESIQKMIEVNTIIGDPVKTHEGTVIIPVSKVGFGFAAGGSEFSPSQIYSDENRQQEMPFGGGSGGGVSITPVAFLVIGEKGMEMIHLDQHTHLYEKLIDSAPQLVEKMKKLMKENEVGEESKKEESQKEDNKNKKEEKKSSFHHYDI; encoded by the coding sequence ATGGATCAACATCCAATTGAGGGTTTAATGACTACAGCGATGGAAAGTATACAGAAAATGATAGAAGTGAATACAATCATAGGTGATCCTGTGAAAACTCATGAGGGAACGGTAATTATACCAGTTTCTAAAGTTGGTTTCGGGTTTGCTGCTGGAGGGAGTGAATTCTCCCCTAGTCAAATATATTCAGATGAAAATAGACAACAGGAAATGCCATTTGGCGGAGGTAGTGGTGGAGGGGTGTCTATTACTCCGGTAGCTTTTCTAGTAATTGGAGAAAAAGGCATGGAAATGATTCATTTAGATCAACATACACATCTTTATGAGAAATTAATTGATTCAGCGCCACAGCTTGTAGAAAAAATGAAAAAGTTAATGAAAGAGAATGAGGTTGGAGAAGAGTCCAAGAAAGAAGAATCTCAAAAAGAAGACAACAAAAATAAAAAGGAAGAGAAAAAATCCTCTTTTCATCACTACGACATTTAA
- a CDS encoding class I SAM-dependent methyltransferase: MEQTNVELIFNWLDKTTENVQQAKNETFLDSLVLTLEMLFEKDVPENFDDIAKHKLNQLLSEIKVSDFQHEEIRKGISLAILKGMKGSTQQQHLMTPDTVSLIVSYLANKLLSSQKEVALFDPASGTGNLLTAVMNQLDKDVAAYAAEVDPTLIGLAVLNANLQEKEVEFFHQDSLRPFLMEPVDIVISDLPVGYYPDDVSASDYELKSDEGHSYSHHLFIEQSLTYMKEGAYFVGVVPEFLFDSDQSDKLHAFLQKHAHIVGVIRLPESAFKSKQQAKSILILQKKGEATSDPKQPLLVQMPSFKNAHAMADILKKMDQWFASYPKGINSK, from the coding sequence ATGGAGCAAACGAACGTGGAACTTATTTTTAATTGGCTTGATAAAACAACGGAAAATGTACAACAGGCTAAAAATGAAACATTCTTAGATAGTCTTGTACTAACATTAGAGATGTTGTTCGAAAAAGATGTGCCTGAAAATTTTGATGATATCGCTAAACATAAATTAAACCAATTATTATCAGAAATAAAGGTAAGTGATTTCCAACATGAAGAAATTCGAAAAGGAATATCTCTGGCCATATTAAAAGGGATGAAAGGATCTACACAACAGCAACATTTAATGACTCCTGATACAGTTAGTCTTATTGTAAGTTATTTAGCAAATAAATTGTTATCTTCACAAAAAGAAGTGGCTTTATTTGACCCGGCAAGTGGTACAGGTAATTTACTAACTGCAGTGATGAATCAATTGGATAAAGATGTCGCTGCATACGCAGCGGAAGTTGATCCTACTTTAATTGGGTTAGCTGTACTTAACGCAAACTTACAAGAAAAAGAAGTTGAATTTTTCCATCAAGATAGCTTACGCCCTTTTTTAATGGAACCCGTTGATATCGTTATATCGGATCTCCCGGTTGGATATTATCCTGATGATGTATCTGCTAGTGACTATGAACTAAAGTCGGATGAAGGACATTCTTATTCGCATCACCTGTTTATAGAACAAAGCCTAACATATATGAAGGAAGGCGCTTATTTTGTAGGAGTTGTGCCTGAATTCTTGTTTGATAGTGATCAATCAGATAAACTTCATGCATTTTTACAAAAACATGCACATATTGTTGGCGTTATTCGTTTACCAGAATCAGCCTTTAAATCCAAACAACAAGCGAAGAGCATTTTAATTTTGCAGAAAAAAGGGGAAGCTACAAGTGATCCAAAACAGCCATTACTTGTTCAGATGCCTTCTTTCAAAAATGCTCATGCAATGGCGGACATCTTAAAGAAAATGGACCAATGGTTTGCATCCTATCCAAAAGGGATTAATAGTAAATAG
- a CDS encoding DUF2953 domain-containing protein: protein MWGIIGIIILSFLLVMLIIAFVKLSIHITFHHSKEQSSVYIQTIIFKWKIFKKELNLDQNQGKQLNYMNFRDEILQFIKSMPTVYRNIIHFLSLIELSFFEWKTKGGTGDAVTTGISTGAVWTIKGIIIGFLREHMKKVDDLIVEVTPDFQKSFIQTDIRCMITIRLGKAIYGILQLSKLTDKQKEDTNHGSTSN, encoded by the coding sequence ATGTGGGGAATAATAGGAATTATTATTTTGAGCTTTTTACTAGTTATGCTAATAATAGCTTTCGTAAAATTATCCATACATATAACATTTCATCACTCTAAAGAGCAAAGTAGTGTATATATTCAAACGATTATATTTAAATGGAAAATATTTAAGAAAGAGTTAAATTTGGATCAAAATCAAGGTAAGCAATTAAACTATATGAATTTTCGTGATGAAATTTTACAATTTATTAAATCGATGCCAACAGTATATCGAAATATTATTCATTTTTTATCACTTATTGAACTTTCCTTCTTTGAATGGAAAACAAAAGGTGGTACTGGAGATGCGGTAACGACAGGAATATCAACAGGAGCAGTTTGGACTATAAAAGGAATAATTATCGGTTTCTTGCGAGAACACATGAAGAAGGTAGACGATTTAATCGTGGAAGTCACACCAGATTTTCAAAAGTCTTTTATACAAACTGATATTCGTTGCATGATAACTATAAGATTAGGAAAAGCTATTTATGGAATTCTACAACTATCAAAGTTAACGGATAAACAGAAGGAGGATACTAATCATGGATCAACATCCAATTGA
- a CDS encoding cysteine desulfurase family protein: MIYLDNSATTQPKEEVIQSFQLASSQFFANPSSIHPLGGRVEKLLRTAKQQAAETLGVRSEEIIFTSGGTEGNNTAIKGIALEHGQRGKHIITTEAEHPSIYDTCTSLENLGYRITFLPVDENGLVSVKQVEEAIEPDTILITMMYVNNEIGAIQPIEAIGTMLKKHPKVFFHVDAVQALGKVPLKLTGSGIDLCTFSGHKIHGLKGTGMLFVEKTTTLFPLMHGGNQEYGVRSGTENVAGAVSFVKALRLVMEQYKQNIQHLTHLNEVLRKGLSELKDIVIHSSSNGAPHIINFSVLGVKPEVMIHTLSEKEIYISTKSACSSKELDESRILIACGKSREEAISGLRVSFSYDNTVAEVELFLKELHNAIKQYKEALG, encoded by the coding sequence ATGATTTATTTAGATAATAGTGCAACAACTCAGCCAAAAGAAGAGGTTATTCAAAGCTTTCAACTAGCTTCTTCTCAATTCTTTGCAAATCCCTCTTCTATTCATCCGCTTGGTGGAAGAGTAGAAAAACTATTACGTACTGCTAAGCAACAAGCAGCAGAAACGTTGGGAGTTAGAAGTGAAGAAATTATCTTTACATCCGGTGGTACAGAAGGAAATAATACCGCTATTAAAGGAATAGCTTTAGAGCATGGGCAGAGAGGCAAGCATATAATTACCACCGAAGCGGAACACCCATCTATTTATGATACGTGTACAAGTTTAGAGAACTTAGGCTATCGAATTACTTTCTTACCAGTAGACGAGAATGGATTGGTTTCAGTGAAGCAAGTAGAAGAAGCAATAGAGCCTGATACCATCTTAATAACAATGATGTATGTTAATAATGAAATTGGAGCCATTCAGCCAATTGAAGCGATTGGAACTATGTTGAAAAAACATCCAAAAGTATTTTTCCATGTAGATGCAGTTCAAGCATTAGGAAAAGTACCATTGAAATTAACTGGAAGTGGTATTGATTTATGTACCTTTTCTGGTCATAAAATCCATGGATTAAAAGGAACAGGAATGCTTTTTGTGGAAAAAACAACGACACTATTTCCGTTGATGCATGGAGGTAATCAAGAATATGGCGTGCGTTCGGGGACAGAAAATGTCGCTGGTGCAGTATCATTTGTAAAAGCACTTCGTCTAGTCATGGAACAATATAAACAAAATATACAACATCTAACCCACTTAAATGAAGTATTAAGAAAAGGGTTATCTGAATTGAAGGATATCGTTATCCATTCTTCCTCAAATGGAGCACCACATATTATTAATTTTTCCGTACTCGGTGTAAAGCCAGAAGTAATGATTCATACTTTAAGTGAAAAGGAAATATATATTTCGACTAAATCTGCTTGCTCTTCGAAAGAATTAGATGAAAGCAGAATTCTTATTGCTTGTGGAAAATCGCGAGAAGAAGCAATATCTGGCCTACGTGTTAGTTTTTCTTATGATAATACGGTGGCAGAAGTAGAACTGTTTTTAAAAGAACTGCATAATGCAATTAAACAATATAAAGAAGCATTGGGGTAG
- a CDS encoding universal stress protein, producing MEYKNIVVAVDGSKAAENAFNKSLDIAKRNNSRLILAHVVDSRTFATAEAYDRSLSDRAETYAKELLNSYVETAKGAGITDLARVIEYGSPKVKIAKEISKTFHADLIICGATGMNAVERFLIGSVSESITRYAPCDVLVIRE from the coding sequence ATGGAATATAAAAATATCGTAGTAGCTGTAGATGGGTCAAAAGCCGCAGAAAATGCATTTAATAAATCTTTAGATATTGCTAAACGTAACAACTCCAGACTAATCCTCGCCCATGTGGTTGATTCTCGTACTTTTGCAACAGCAGAAGCTTATGATCGCAGTTTATCTGACCGTGCTGAAACCTACGCAAAAGAATTGCTTAACTCATATGTAGAGACAGCAAAAGGAGCCGGTATAACAGATTTAGCACGAGTTATTGAATATGGGTCCCCTAAAGTAAAAATCGCAAAGGAAATTTCCAAAACATTTCATGCAGATTTAATAATTTGTGGAGCAACAGGAATGAATGCTGTAGAACGTTTTCTAATTGGAAGTGTCTCTGAGAGTATAACAAGATATGCTCCTTGTGATGTATTAGTTATTCGAGAATAA
- a CDS encoding acetate kinase, giving the protein MSNVLAINAGSSSLKFQLIKMPEEQVIAKGLVERIGMPDAIFSVEADGEKDKKVTEIADHSVAVKMLLESLTSTGVIQSFDEIDAVGHRVVHGGEYFSDSVLITDEIIQQIEEISELAPLHNPANLTGIHAFKEILPEIPMVAVFDTAFHQSMPEASYMYSLPREYYEEYGIRKYGFHGTSHKYVSERAADLLGVPLSNLRLISCHIGNGASVTAIKDGESIDTSMGFTPLAGVTMGTRSGNIDPALIPYIMDKTGKTADEVLNVLNKESGMLALSGFSSDLRDIEEKSETDARAELALDVFAGRIHKYIGSYAAKMNGLDAIIFTAGVGENSVTIREKILTGLEFMGIYWDPKLNDVRGKEQFINYPHSPVKVIIIPTNEEAMIAKDTVRLSGLNS; this is encoded by the coding sequence ATGAGTAATGTGTTAGCAATCAATGCTGGAAGTTCTTCATTAAAGTTTCAACTTATTAAAATGCCTGAAGAACAAGTAATTGCAAAAGGACTAGTAGAACGTATTGGAATGCCTGATGCAATTTTTTCTGTAGAAGCAGATGGTGAGAAAGATAAAAAAGTAACAGAGATTGCAGATCATAGTGTTGCTGTAAAAATGTTATTGGAGTCATTAACTTCTACAGGGGTAATTCAATCATTTGATGAAATAGATGCTGTAGGTCATCGTGTGGTACATGGTGGCGAGTATTTCTCTGATTCCGTATTGATTACGGACGAAATCATTCAACAAATAGAAGAAATATCTGAATTAGCTCCGTTGCATAACCCTGCAAACTTAACAGGAATTCATGCATTTAAGGAAATCTTACCTGAAATTCCGATGGTAGCTGTTTTTGATACTGCATTCCACCAATCAATGCCAGAGGCTTCTTATATGTACAGCCTACCTAGAGAATACTACGAAGAGTATGGGATTCGTAAATATGGATTCCACGGTACATCTCACAAGTATGTTTCCGAACGTGCAGCAGATTTATTAGGGGTACCTTTATCTAATCTACGTTTAATCTCTTGTCACATTGGTAATGGGGCAAGTGTAACTGCAATTAAAGATGGTGAGTCCATTGATACTTCTATGGGATTCACACCATTAGCAGGTGTAACGATGGGTACTCGTTCAGGGAATATTGACCCCGCTTTAATTCCATATATTATGGACAAGACTGGAAAAACAGCAGATGAAGTGTTGAATGTATTGAACAAAGAAAGTGGTATGTTAGCATTATCTGGATTCTCTAGTGATTTACGCGATATTGAAGAAAAATCTGAAACAGATGCTAGAGCGGAATTAGCATTAGATGTATTCGCAGGTCGTATCCATAAATATATTGGCTCTTATGCTGCAAAAATGAATGGACTTGACGCAATCATTTTCACTGCTGGAGTTGGTGAAAACAGTGTAACTATCCGTGAAAAAATCCTAACTGGACTTGAATTCATGGGAATCTACTGGGATCCAAAATTAAATGATGTACGTGGTAAAGAACAATTTATAAACTATCCACACTCTCCAGTAAAAGTAATCATTATTCCAACAAATGAAGAAGCAATGATTGCAAAAGATACAGTGAGATTAAGCGGATTAAATAGTTAA
- the thiI gene encoding tRNA uracil 4-sulfurtransferase ThiI, whose product MNYDHILIRYGEMALKGKNIKQFIIKLQENIQQKIKHFEGVKVKRTQGRMFVLLNGNEPEPIIEKLKNVFGIHSLSIAIRVENTEEQIKEGALYALKREANAKTFKVTVKRISKDFPIPSQQMNQILGGHLLANTNDITVNVHEPDVEVRVEIRKEATYITSGTIRCRGGLPVGTSGKSLLLLSGGIDSPVAGFLAMKRGVQLEAIHFHSPPFTSERAKQKVLDLTQTLTKYGKSIKVHIVPFTKLQQEIFREMPNDYAMTIMRRMMFRISERICEQEEILSLTTGENLGQVASQTMQSMHTINEVTNYPIIRPLISMDKQEVIEVSQEIGTYETSIQPYEDCCTIFVPKSPKTKPKREKVNYYESHHDFTPTMEETINGIETVKITDKTVIDQSFKDLL is encoded by the coding sequence ATGAATTACGATCATATATTAATACGCTATGGAGAAATGGCGTTAAAAGGAAAGAACATAAAACAATTTATCATAAAATTACAGGAAAATATTCAACAAAAAATCAAACATTTTGAGGGTGTAAAAGTAAAACGAACTCAAGGTAGGATGTTTGTGTTATTAAATGGCAATGAACCTGAACCAATTATAGAAAAACTAAAAAATGTATTCGGTATTCATAGTTTAAGTATAGCGATTCGAGTAGAGAACACTGAAGAGCAAATAAAAGAAGGAGCATTATATGCTTTAAAGAGAGAAGCGAACGCAAAAACTTTTAAAGTAACCGTGAAGCGTATTTCAAAGGACTTTCCTATTCCTTCCCAACAAATGAACCAGATTTTAGGTGGACATTTATTAGCCAATACTAATGATATTACTGTAAATGTACATGAACCTGATGTCGAAGTACGTGTGGAGATTCGTAAAGAAGCAACGTATATTACCTCAGGAACTATCCGTTGTAGAGGCGGTCTACCTGTAGGGACATCTGGTAAATCATTATTATTATTATCTGGTGGGATAGACAGTCCTGTAGCTGGATTTTTGGCAATGAAAAGAGGGGTTCAATTAGAAGCTATCCATTTTCATTCGCCACCATTTACAAGTGAGAGAGCAAAACAAAAAGTTCTTGATCTAACACAAACGCTAACGAAATATGGGAAATCCATAAAAGTGCATATTGTGCCATTTACGAAGTTACAACAAGAAATCTTTCGAGAGATGCCAAATGATTATGCAATGACAATTATGCGTAGAATGATGTTTCGTATTAGTGAAAGAATTTGTGAGCAAGAAGAGATATTATCGCTGACAACGGGAGAAAATTTAGGCCAAGTAGCTAGTCAGACAATGCAAAGCATGCATACGATTAATGAAGTGACAAATTATCCGATAATTCGTCCGCTAATATCCATGGATAAACAAGAAGTTATAGAGGTGTCCCAAGAGATAGGGACATATGAGACATCCATTCAACCTTATGAGGATTGCTGTACGATATTTGTACCGAAATCTCCTAAAACAAAACCGAAGCGGGAAAAAGTTAATTATTATGAGTCTCATCATGATTTTACTCCAACAATGGAAGAAACAATCAATGGGATTGAGACAGTTAAAATTACGGATAAAACTGTAATAGACCAATCTTTTAAAGACCTTCTGTAA
- the ald gene encoding alanine dehydrogenase, which produces MKIGIPKEIMNNENRVAIAPSGVMSLKDAGHEIYVQTEAGLGSNFTDEQYIQAGAIIVSTAQEAWSKEMIMKVKEPLQEEFMYFKEGQILFTYLHLANEPEVTKALIEKKVIGIAYETVQLQNRSLPLLTPMSEVAGRMATQVGAQFLEKPKGGKGIILSSIPGVKRGKVTIIGGGVVGTNAAKIAIGLGADVTIIDLNPERLRQLDDIFGSSINTLMSNSLNIGEAVKESDLVIGSVLIPGAKAPKLVSEKMVESMTEGSVIVDVAIDQGGNFETSDRITSHDAPTYTKHGVLHYTVANMPGAVPRTSTIGLTNVTVPYALQLANKGYKRACLENEALLRGINTLNGFVTYKAVADAHQLEYRDVISIIG; this is translated from the coding sequence ATGAAAATTGGTATTCCTAAAGAGATTATGAATAATGAAAATCGAGTGGCGATTGCCCCTTCAGGTGTTATGTCATTAAAAGATGCAGGACATGAGATTTATGTGCAGACTGAAGCTGGACTTGGTTCGAATTTTACTGATGAACAATATATACAAGCTGGAGCAATAATTGTTTCGACGGCACAAGAAGCATGGTCAAAAGAAATGATTATGAAAGTAAAAGAGCCTCTACAGGAAGAATTTATGTATTTTAAAGAAGGACAAATTTTATTTACGTATCTTCATCTGGCTAATGAACCAGAGGTAACGAAAGCTTTAATTGAGAAAAAAGTAATTGGAATTGCATATGAAACAGTACAACTGCAAAATCGATCCCTACCATTGCTAACACCGATGAGTGAGGTAGCAGGGCGTATGGCTACACAAGTAGGTGCACAATTCTTGGAAAAACCTAAGGGCGGCAAAGGCATTATTCTTTCGAGCATACCAGGTGTGAAAAGAGGAAAAGTAACGATCATAGGTGGAGGGGTAGTTGGAACAAATGCTGCGAAAATAGCAATTGGATTAGGAGCTGATGTAACAATTATTGATCTGAATCCGGAGAGGCTACGTCAATTAGATGATATATTTGGTAGCTCCATTAATACACTTATGTCTAACTCACTAAATATAGGAGAAGCAGTAAAAGAGTCTGATTTGGTTATAGGTTCTGTACTAATCCCTGGTGCAAAAGCTCCTAAGTTAGTAAGCGAAAAAATGGTAGAGAGTATGACTGAAGGATCAGTAATAGTGGATGTCGCTATTGATCAAGGTGGGAATTTTGAGACAAGTGATCGAATTACTTCCCATGATGCTCCAACTTATACAAAGCATGGAGTTCTCCATTATACAGTTGCAAACATGCCGGGAGCTGTCCCTCGTACATCTACAATTGGGTTAACAAATGTTACAGTTCCTTATGCTTTACAATTGGCAAATAAAGGTTACAAACGAGCTTGCCTAGAAAATGAAGCTTTGTTAAGAGGTATTAACACATTAAACGGATTTGTAACTTATAAAGCTGTAGCAGATGCCCATCAATTGGAGTATCGTGATGTAATTAGCATTATTGGCTAG
- a CDS encoding alpha/beta-type small acid-soluble spore protein: MANNSSNQLVVPGVQQALDQMKYEIAQEFGVQLGADSTSRANGSVGGEITKRLVTMAEQQFGGTK, encoded by the coding sequence ATGGCAAACAATTCTTCAAACCAATTGGTAGTTCCAGGAGTGCAACAAGCACTTGATCAAATGAAATACGAAATCGCTCAGGAATTTGGTGTACAGCTAGGAGCTGACTCTACTTCACGTGCTAACGGTTCTGTTGGTGGTGAAATCACTAAACGTCTTGTAACAATGGCTGAGCAACAATTCGGTGGAACAAAATAA
- a CDS encoding NAD kinase: MAERQNIFFYYHPDEEMDGKVKALKKISSENGLNVVENSSDASIIVSIGGDGTFLQAVRKTGFRQDCIYTGIMREGQSGLYCDFNIDNFDNMIHSVLHEDLEVRRFPTIKVQINGETPFYCLNEVSIRSTIVKTIVINVCVDGFHFETFRGDGMIVSTPTGSTGYSKSARGAVIDPLIHGFQVSEVASLNNNQYRTLGSSFLLNKDRKLELEILQDGNDHPIISLDNEASPIKRIQNIDVTMDETIIKTVKLKNNSYWERVKRTFL, from the coding sequence ATGGCAGAGAGACAAAATATTTTCTTTTACTATCATCCTGATGAAGAAATGGATGGCAAAGTTAAAGCGCTCAAAAAAATATCTTCAGAAAATGGTTTAAATGTAGTAGAGAATTCCTCGGATGCCTCTATCATAGTAAGTATTGGAGGAGACGGTACTTTTTTACAAGCTGTCAGAAAAACTGGATTTAGGCAAGATTGTATCTATACCGGCATTATGCGAGAAGGTCAGTCTGGGTTATACTGTGATTTTAATATAGACAATTTTGATAATATGATTCACTCTGTACTACATGAAGACCTTGAAGTACGGAGATTTCCTACAATTAAAGTACAAATTAATGGAGAAACACCTTTTTATTGTTTAAATGAAGTATCCATAAGATCGACGATTGTAAAAACGATTGTTATTAATGTATGTGTCGATGGATTTCATTTTGAAACGTTTAGAGGAGACGGAATGATTGTATCTACTCCAACAGGGAGTACTGGTTACTCCAAGTCGGCAAGAGGTGCAGTTATTGATCCATTAATTCATGGATTTCAGGTTTCCGAAGTTGCCTCTTTAAATAATAATCAATATCGTACCCTGGGATCTTCCTTTTTATTAAATAAAGATCGTAAACTTGAACTTGAAATTTTACAAGATGGAAATGATCATCCTATCATTAGTTTAGATAACGAAGCATCACCAATTAAACGTATTCAAAATATTGATGTAACCATGGACGAAACGATTATTAAAACAGTAAAATTAAAAAATAATTCTTACTGGGAACGAGTAAAACGTACATTCTTATAA